A genome region from Tolypothrix sp. PCC 7712 includes the following:
- a CDS encoding energy-coupling factor ABC transporter permease yields the protein MHIPDGFVSIPVAGATGVASAAALLIALRRSQDAFGVRRAPVLGLTTAFIFAAQMINFPVAGGTSGHLLGGTLAAVILGSPWAGALCIATVLIIQAVLFADGGITALGANILNMAFIGVWVGWGLTQTLQRLLGGSRQRLPLAAGIAAGVSVVVAAIACALELAISGTAPVAIVLPAMTGTHILIGIGEGLITGSVLVYLARQRPDLLPGEQQQFRGWSIPVVTIFLVAGVLSLFASAWPDGLERVAENLGFINLSDKVRVIVPTPLADYGIQGLGTIGTSIAGLVGAAVCFAVAFGIAKVVRPNNA from the coding sequence ATGCACATTCCTGATGGATTTGTTTCTATACCCGTAGCAGGGGCTACTGGTGTAGCGAGTGCGGCAGCACTCTTGATTGCATTGAGGCGATCGCAAGACGCTTTTGGGGTTCGCCGCGCTCCAGTACTGGGTTTAACTACAGCTTTTATTTTTGCTGCCCAGATGATTAACTTCCCTGTCGCCGGGGGGACTAGTGGACATTTATTAGGAGGAACCTTAGCAGCAGTTATTTTAGGTAGTCCTTGGGCTGGGGCATTATGCATCGCGACGGTCTTAATTATCCAAGCGGTGTTGTTTGCCGATGGCGGAATTACAGCCTTAGGTGCAAATATTTTGAATATGGCCTTTATTGGCGTTTGGGTGGGTTGGGGGTTAACTCAAACTTTGCAAAGACTTTTAGGAGGGTCGAGACAACGCTTACCTTTAGCAGCTGGGATTGCAGCCGGTGTGAGCGTAGTAGTAGCAGCTATAGCTTGTGCCTTGGAGTTAGCTATTTCTGGAACTGCACCGGTAGCTATAGTTTTACCAGCCATGACAGGTACTCATATTCTGATTGGCATTGGTGAAGGGCTAATTACTGGTAGCGTGTTAGTTTACCTCGCTAGACAGAGACCGGATTTATTACCTGGGGAACAGCAGCAATTTCGAGGTTGGTCAATACCAGTTGTTACTATTTTTTTAGTAGCCGGTGTACTATCACTTTTTGCCTCAGCTTGGCCAGATGGCTTAGAAAGAGTTGCCGAGAACTTAGGCTTTATCAATTTATCCGACAAAGTACGGGTAATTGTGCCTACACCTTTAGCTGATTACGGTATCCAGGGTTTGGGAACCATTGGCACCAGTATTGCGGGACTTGTGGGAGCTGCTGTTTGCTTTGCTGTCGCCTTTGGCATAGCCAAGGTGGTGAGACCGAATAATGCTTAA
- a CDS encoding ComEA family DNA-binding protein, whose protein sequence is MIKLRYVCLAVAACAIVSLSSCNNTTPTASNAPAAVATSSTTQVTETGSHSNHGSKAKININTAILSELDKFEAKLGVSALSNKIQASRPYATPEDLVSKKVINQEQFDQIKDMVTVQEVVLTGEPKDVDYMTKLGLMKGHLLVAKELLDQNQPKQAEPHIGHPVEEIYVDVEEQLNERKVKEFKTTLVSLQDLVKSNPKNPKLKTDFTTSVQAVDGAIATLPEAQRSKPGFVLQVINGLLDAANSEYGAAIANGKIAAAIEYQDSRGFVVYADDLYKSIASQVAQTSPEANKAIEASFADLVKVWPAAIPPATPVKTPEDVTKLIKTIEQNSQIVIDKTSTQAQQ, encoded by the coding sequence ATGATTAAATTGCGCTATGTCTGTTTGGCCGTTGCCGCTTGTGCTATTGTTTCTCTCAGTTCTTGTAATAATACTACGCCAACTGCTAGTAATGCACCTGCAGCAGTTGCAACTAGCTCCACTACCCAAGTGACGGAAACAGGAAGCCATAGCAATCATGGTAGTAAAGCAAAAATTAATATCAACACTGCTATCTTGTCGGAGTTAGATAAATTTGAAGCCAAGCTAGGTGTGTCGGCGTTATCAAACAAAATTCAAGCCAGCCGTCCCTATGCAACTCCAGAGGATTTGGTAAGTAAAAAGGTAATTAATCAAGAACAGTTTGACCAAATCAAAGATATGGTAACTGTGCAAGAAGTCGTACTCACAGGTGAGCCGAAAGATGTTGATTACATGACCAAATTAGGGTTAATGAAGGGACATCTGTTAGTAGCAAAAGAACTTTTAGATCAAAATCAACCCAAACAGGCGGAACCTCATATTGGACATCCAGTTGAGGAAATTTATGTTGATGTGGAAGAGCAATTAAACGAACGCAAGGTTAAAGAATTTAAGACTACTTTGGTGAGTTTACAAGATTTAGTCAAATCTAATCCCAAGAATCCCAAACTGAAAACAGATTTTACTACTTCTGTGCAAGCCGTAGATGGCGCGATCGCAACTTTACCAGAAGCGCAACGTTCCAAGCCAGGATTCGTACTCCAGGTAATTAACGGCTTATTGGATGCAGCCAACTCAGAATATGGAGCTGCGATCGCCAATGGTAAAATAGCCGCAGCCATTGAATATCAAGATTCTCGTGGCTTTGTCGTCTACGCCGATGACTTGTACAAAAGCATTGCTAGCCAGGTAGCCCAAACCAGCCCAGAAGCCAATAAGGCAATAGAAGCAAGTTTTGCTGACTTAGTCAAAGTTTGGCCCGCAGCCATCCCACCAGCAACCCCAGTGAAAACGCCGGAAGATGTCACCAAGCTAATCAAAACCATTGAGCAAAACTCGCAAATAGTGATTGACAAAACTAGCACCCAAGCACAACAATAG
- a CDS encoding ABC transporter substrate-binding protein → MLRRWILSTLAILLSIFLFACNSANIQQPLDKSTANSNSQALAKVSAKRVVALSSLSADIIYQLDKTKLVGITGSKLFKDDPNFANIPRVSEGQTPPNLEKIIALQPDLVIGAEGFSNQPIEKLKQLGISTILTQVNSWESLEKLTQKLAELIDVDSQPLLNRYKSFLADKPTHNPSTLVLVSRQPILAPNKNSWAGDLLAKFDAKNLVADFQGKSPIGGYVTLSAEKVLEANPDVLIVVNSTDPQLLESLKKEAFWQQLQATKNNRVYSFDYYGLVNPGSIDAIQKACQKLTQVLSSS, encoded by the coding sequence ATGCTTCGTCGTTGGATATTATCTACTTTAGCAATTTTACTAAGTATCTTTTTGTTTGCTTGTAACTCTGCAAATATTCAGCAGCCATTGGATAAATCAACTGCTAACTCTAATTCTCAAGCGTTAGCAAAAGTATCAGCAAAAAGGGTTGTGGCGCTATCTTCATTATCTGCTGATATTATTTATCAACTTGATAAAACTAAATTAGTAGGTATTACTGGTAGCAAATTATTTAAAGATGACCCCAATTTTGCTAATATTCCCCGTGTGAGTGAAGGTCAAACTCCTCCTAATTTGGAAAAAATTATTGCCTTGCAACCAGATTTAGTAATTGGTGCAGAAGGATTTTCTAATCAGCCAATTGAGAAACTCAAGCAACTAGGAATTTCTACTATTCTTACTCAAGTTAATAGTTGGGAATCTCTAGAAAAATTGACACAGAAACTTGCTGAGTTAATTGATGTAGATTCTCAGCCTTTATTAAATCGCTACAAAAGCTTTTTAGCAGATAAACCAACTCATAATCCTTCAACTTTAGTGCTTGTTAGCCGTCAACCAATTTTAGCTCCAAATAAAAATAGTTGGGCTGGAGATTTACTTGCCAAATTTGATGCCAAAAACTTAGTTGCAGACTTTCAGGGTAAAAGTCCCATTGGCGGGTATGTGACGCTTTCGGCTGAAAAAGTATTGGAAGCAAATCCAGATGTTTTAATTGTTGTGAATAGTACAGACCCTCAGCTTTTAGAGTCTTTAAAAAAAGAAGCTTTTTGGCAGCAATTACAAGCCACTAAAAATAATCGAGTTTATAGTTTTGATTATTATGGTTTGGTGAATCCTGGGAGTATAGATGCAATTCAAAAGGCTTGTCAGAAACTCACACAAGTTTTATCTTCATCATGA
- a CDS encoding multicopper oxidase domain-containing protein, translated as MPNNLALAKEQLWSRRQLLKLGLGGTCVAGAAALWHATSVNSQSIVKVPPLEIAASEGVTQPMKMLRNFDYGTLKKENGRTIREFQLTAGTSVIQLNSAVSYNIWDLNGHIPGPTLRAKQGERVRILFLNKAGHSHSLHFHGVHSSDMDGIRPVSNGSATIYEFDAEPYGVHLYHCHIEPVTRHIAKGLYGMFIIDPPKPRPPADEIVLVMAGYDINDDSRNEYYAFNGLPHHYMDNPIRIYKDQLIRLYVLNIIEYDPAVTFHLHANFFNVYRTGMTMTPSEKADVITMGVAERHILEFAFRYPGKYMFHPHQDAIAENGCMGVFEVI; from the coding sequence ATGCCCAACAACTTAGCTTTGGCAAAAGAACAACTTTGGAGCCGTCGTCAGTTACTGAAGCTGGGTTTAGGTGGCACTTGTGTGGCGGGAGCAGCAGCGTTATGGCACGCAACGAGTGTCAATAGTCAGTCAATCGTCAAAGTGCCACCCCTGGAAATTGCTGCATCTGAAGGCGTTACTCAGCCCATGAAGATGCTAAGAAATTTCGATTATGGGACGTTGAAAAAAGAAAATGGACGCACTATCCGAGAGTTTCAGTTAACTGCAGGTACTTCTGTCATTCAGCTTAATAGTGCTGTTTCCTATAACATCTGGGATTTAAACGGTCACATACCAGGGCCAACACTAAGAGCCAAACAAGGCGAACGAGTACGGATATTATTTCTCAATAAGGCAGGACATTCCCACTCTTTACACTTTCATGGGGTTCATTCATCAGATATGGATGGTATTCGCCCTGTGAGTAATGGGAGTGCGACAATTTATGAATTTGATGCTGAACCCTACGGCGTTCATTTATATCACTGCCATATTGAGCCTGTTACTCGTCACATTGCTAAGGGATTATATGGGATGTTTATCATCGATCCCCCAAAACCCCGTCCGCCAGCCGATGAAATTGTGTTGGTCATGGCTGGGTATGACATTAATGATGATAGCCGGAATGAATATTACGCTTTCAATGGTTTGCCTCACCACTACATGGACAATCCCATCCGAATTTACAAAGATCAGTTAATTCGGCTTTATGTCCTCAACATCATTGAATACGATCCAGCCGTGACATTTCATCTTCATGCCAACTTCTTTAATGTCTATCGTACTGGCATGACGATGACTCCTAGCGAGAAAGCTGATGTGATCACGATGGGTGTAGCGGAAAGGCACATCTTAGAATTTGCATTTCGCTATCCAGGGAAGTATATGTTCCATCCCCATCAAGATGCGATCGCAGAAAACGGTTGTATGGGTGTATTTGAAGTGATTTAG
- a CDS encoding ferritin-like domain-containing protein — protein sequence MQELDQKKTIDLLNAIMEFELAGVVRYTHYSLMVTGPNRLPIVAFFKAQASESLLHAQQVGEILTGLDGHPSLKIAPMEETYKHSVKDILAESLSHEKKALDLYKALLDTVTNASIYLEEFARGMIGQEEMHNLELKKMLRDFS from the coding sequence ATGCAAGAACTTGACCAAAAAAAGACCATTGATCTACTCAATGCCATCATGGAATTTGAACTAGCAGGAGTAGTGCGTTATACACATTATTCCCTGATGGTAACTGGCCCTAATCGCTTACCAATCGTGGCTTTTTTCAAAGCACAAGCTAGTGAATCGTTACTTCATGCTCAACAAGTAGGAGAAATTCTGACGGGTTTAGATGGACATCCTTCATTGAAAATCGCCCCAATGGAAGAAACCTACAAGCATTCAGTCAAAGATATCTTGGCAGAAAGCTTATCCCACGAAAAGAAAGCGCTAGATTTATATAAGGCTCTTTTAGATACTGTCACAAATGCCAGCATTTATTTAGAAGAGTTTGCCCGTGGCATGATTGGTCAAGAAGAGATGCATAATCTTGAATTGAAGAAAATGTTACGCGATTTCAGTTAA
- the clpP gene encoding ATP-dependent Clp endopeptidase proteolytic subunit ClpP encodes MIPIVIEQSGRGERAFDIYSRLLRERIIFLGQQVDNSIANLIVAQLLFLDAEDPEKDIYLYINSPGGSVTAGMGIFDTMKHIRPDVCTICTGLAASMGAFLLSAGTKGKRMSLPHSRIMIHQPLGGAQGQATDIEIQAREILYHKRRLNDYLAEHTGQPLERIAEDTERDFFMSPEEARDYGLIDQVIDRHSAGSRPMAVV; translated from the coding sequence ATGATTCCTATAGTCATTGAACAATCGGGTCGCGGCGAACGCGCCTTTGATATCTACTCACGTCTATTGCGTGAACGGATTATCTTTTTAGGACAACAGGTTGATAACTCCATAGCGAACTTGATTGTTGCCCAACTACTGTTTTTAGATGCTGAAGACCCGGAGAAAGATATTTATTTGTACATCAACTCTCCAGGCGGTTCGGTAACTGCTGGTATGGGCATTTTTGATACTATGAAGCATATTCGCCCTGATGTCTGTACCATTTGTACCGGATTAGCTGCCAGCATGGGCGCTTTTCTGCTCAGTGCAGGTACTAAGGGTAAGCGGATGAGTCTACCCCATTCTCGGATTATGATTCATCAACCTTTAGGTGGCGCGCAGGGTCAAGCAACTGATATTGAAATTCAAGCGCGGGAAATTTTATATCACAAGCGACGGCTAAACGATTATTTAGCCGAACATACAGGTCAACCACTTGAGCGCATTGCGGAAGATACTGAACGCGACTTCTTTATGTCCCCAGAGGAAGCGAGAGACTATGGTTTAATTGACCAGGTTATTGACCGTCATTCCGCAGGTAGCCGTCCAATGGCTGTTGTTTAG
- a CDS encoding energy-coupling factor ABC transporter ATP-binding protein — MKSLTSNPQSPTHHPHPAAVEVENLVYAYPNQEPVLRDISFTLKAGDRVALMGATGSGKSTLLENLIGLKQLQSGRICINGIPVEPKTLSQVRRQIGFAFQDANDQLFMPTILEDITFGPRNYGVSPALAIDRARQLLADFGLEAYANRSAHQLSGGQRRLAALAAILALEPAILILDEPTNGLDPAWRRHLAQVLLKLPVKVILIASHDLHWLGKVTQRALVLAGGQIPIDREIQPLLKDGDTLDRLGLPVDW, encoded by the coding sequence TTGAAATCTTTAACATCTAATCCCCAATCTCCAACCCATCACCCTCACCCAGCTGCGGTAGAGGTGGAAAACTTGGTATATGCCTATCCCAATCAAGAACCAGTATTGCGCGATATTTCTTTTACATTAAAAGCAGGCGATCGCGTGGCTTTGATGGGAGCCACTGGTTCAGGAAAAAGCACTTTGCTAGAGAATCTTATCGGCTTAAAACAACTACAAAGCGGGAGAATTTGCATCAATGGCATTCCCGTAGAACCTAAAACTCTATCCCAAGTGCGTCGTCAAATCGGCTTTGCTTTTCAAGATGCCAACGACCAATTATTTATGCCCACCATCTTAGAAGATATTACGTTTGGGCCGCGTAATTATGGTGTTTCCCCAGCATTAGCAATTGATCGGGCGCGCCAGCTGTTAGCCGATTTTGGCTTAGAAGCCTATGCCAACCGTTCCGCTCATCAACTTTCTGGCGGACAAAGACGCTTGGCGGCTCTCGCCGCAATTTTAGCTCTAGAGCCGGCAATTTTGATTTTAGATGAACCTACTAACGGTCTCGATCCAGCATGGCGGCGGCATTTAGCACAGGTGTTATTAAAATTGCCAGTAAAGGTAATATTAATTGCCTCCCATGACCTCCATTGGTTGGGTAAAGTTACTCAGCGCGCTTTGGTACTGGCTGGAGGTCAGATTCCCATAGACAGGGAGATTCAGCCACTTTTAAAAGATGGGGATACCTTAGATCGGTTAGGTTTACCAGTAGATTGGTAA
- a CDS encoding energy-coupling factor transporter transmembrane component T family protein gives MLNISLPLRLQLSLIIVIGAALLKHHAWPYLAVYGAIAFFWAWLLRVHLPHLGKLLGTELLFLSLLALPLGWERASFLLVRSVICLIAMNSFLLTLPAHSFGIALKSLPLPLPLKENLLLAGQYLEILLSEVTRMQRSAQLRGLNGSAGWLRYASASMIGALYLRSLERAERVYTAMIARGYNGQLPIDSTLRPKERVALLAACAIAACLTISSYQLTVNS, from the coding sequence ATGCTTAACATCTCCCTACCATTACGTCTGCAACTGTCGCTGATAATTGTCATCGGCGCAGCCTTATTAAAGCATCATGCTTGGCCTTACTTGGCTGTGTATGGTGCGATCGCATTTTTTTGGGCCTGGTTGTTGCGCGTACATCTTCCTCATCTGGGAAAGTTACTCGGTACGGAATTGCTGTTTTTATCCTTGCTGGCTTTACCTTTAGGGTGGGAACGGGCAAGCTTTTTGCTGGTTCGTTCTGTAATCTGTTTAATTGCTATGAATAGTTTCTTGTTAACTTTACCTGCTCATAGCTTTGGCATTGCCCTAAAAAGTTTACCGTTACCATTACCTTTAAAGGAGAATTTGCTATTAGCTGGACAATACCTAGAAATTTTATTGTCAGAAGTCACAAGAATGCAGCGTAGCGCTCAACTACGCGGTCTCAATGGTTCTGCTGGCTGGCTGCGCTACGCCAGTGCGTCCATGATTGGAGCCTTATATCTCCGGAGCTTAGAACGGGCAGAACGAGTTTACACCGCAATGATCGCTCGTGGTTACAACGGTCAGTTACCAATAGACTCAACATTAAGACCAAAAGAGCGTGTTGCTTTATTAGCAGCTTGTGCGATCGCGGCTTGTTTAACCATTAGTTCCTACCAGTTAACAGTCAACAGTTAA
- a CDS encoding FTR1 family iron permease, whose translation MNFSTALPTFVITLREGVEAALVVGIVLALLKKAKQSRLNSWVYAGVGVGVVLSALIGVIFTWLIQILGAINPQYTSVVEPIMEGTFSVLAIVMLSWMLIWMTKQARFMKATVEGAVTEALTQNSNAGWGVFTLILVAVIREGFETVLFIAANFQQGFMPALGALGGLLSAVVIGVLLFKWGVKINIRQFFQVMGVLLVLIVAGLVVSALKHFDDGIANLALSSRATESLCFYYERFTKIHSCILGPMVLNTSKILPDEQFPGIILKSLFGYRDNLYLVQAVGYLTFLLTVGGLYFRSITGNSSAPATKNLRSVQ comes from the coding sequence ATGAATTTTAGTACTGCTTTACCTACTTTTGTAATTACGCTCAGAGAAGGAGTAGAAGCTGCTCTCGTAGTGGGAATTGTGCTGGCTTTGTTGAAAAAAGCTAAACAATCTCGACTCAATTCTTGGGTATATGCGGGTGTTGGTGTTGGTGTTGTTTTAAGCGCGCTTATAGGTGTAATTTTTACTTGGTTAATTCAAATATTAGGCGCAATTAATCCTCAATATACTTCGGTAGTTGAGCCAATAATGGAAGGCACCTTTAGTGTTTTGGCAATAGTCATGCTCAGTTGGATGCTCATCTGGATGACGAAACAAGCCAGATTTATGAAAGCTACCGTTGAGGGTGCTGTTACTGAAGCACTAACACAAAACTCAAATGCAGGTTGGGGTGTTTTTACATTAATTTTGGTGGCTGTAATTCGCGAAGGTTTTGAAACTGTTTTATTTATTGCTGCTAATTTTCAACAAGGATTTATGCCTGCCTTGGGTGCCCTTGGTGGCTTATTATCAGCAGTAGTGATTGGCGTACTCTTGTTTAAATGGGGTGTCAAAATTAATATTCGCCAATTTTTCCAAGTTATGGGCGTTTTATTAGTTTTGATAGTTGCTGGATTAGTAGTTTCTGCATTGAAACATTTTGACGATGGCATTGCTAATTTAGCACTCAGCAGTCGCGCTACAGAAAGCCTTTGTTTTTATTACGAACGCTTTACTAAAATTCACTCTTGCATTTTAGGGCCAATGGTTTTAAATACTTCTAAAATCTTGCCCGATGAACAATTCCCCGGCATTATTCTCAAGTCTTTGTTTGGCTATAGAGACAATCTCTATCTTGTGCAAGCAGTAGGCTATTTAACATTTTTGTTGACAGTTGGTGGTCTTTACTTCCGCAGTATCACAGGTAATTCTTCTGCTCCAGCTACTAAGAATTTGCGCTCTGTACAATAA
- a CDS encoding thioredoxin domain-containing protein: protein MTNRLVEAKSLYLRKHAENPIDWWPWCDDALATAKEKNLPIFLSIGYSSCHWCTVMEGEAFSDLAIAEYMNANFLPIKVDREERPDIDSIYMQALQMMSGQGGWPLNAFLSPDDLVPFYAGTYFPLEPRYGRPGFLQVLQAIRRYYDTEKNDLQQRKAVITEALLTSAVLQDGTGGDVAENELLRKGWETCTAIISPNPSGNSFPMIPYGELALRLNRLNFPSRYDGAQVVTQRGLDLSLGGIFDHVAGGFHRYTVDPTWTVPHFEKMLYDNGQIVEYLANLWSAGVEEPAFERAIAKTVQWLSREMTAAEGYFYAAQDADSFTNSTAVEPEEGAFYVWSYRELEELLTDEELAELQQEFTVSANGNFEGQIVLQRRHPGKLSDTLEISLHKLFTARYGVNAESLDTFPPARNNQEAKTTNWPGRIPSVTDTKMIVAWNSLMISGLARAAGVFQQASYLEIAAKAANFILVHQFVDGRFHRLNYDNQPHLLAQSEDYAFFIKALLDLHQASLGMGNVSSPAFWLEKAIALQDEFNEFLWSVELGGFYNAAIDASQDLIVRERSYADNATPSANGIAIANLVRLTLLTDNLDYLNLAEQGLKAFRSVMSSATQACPSLFTALDWYRNSTLIRTTNTEHIKSLIPKHLPTVVFAAASNLPDNSIALVCQGLKCLAPAESVEQMWQQVQQSQSRG from the coding sequence ATGACTAATCGTCTTGTTGAAGCTAAGAGTCTCTATCTCCGCAAACACGCTGAGAACCCTATCGATTGGTGGCCTTGGTGTGATGACGCACTAGCAACTGCCAAGGAAAAGAATCTACCTATCTTTCTTTCAATTGGCTACTCTAGTTGTCACTGGTGTACTGTCATGGAAGGTGAGGCTTTTTCTGACCTAGCTATTGCTGAATATATGAATGCTAATTTCCTCCCCATCAAAGTAGATAGGGAAGAAAGACCGGATATCGACAGCATTTATATGCAAGCTTTGCAAATGATGAGTGGTCAGGGAGGATGGCCATTAAATGCATTTCTCTCTCCCGATGATTTGGTGCCGTTTTATGCTGGTACTTATTTTCCTTTAGAACCGCGTTATGGTCGTCCGGGGTTTTTGCAAGTTTTACAAGCAATTCGGCGCTACTACGATACAGAAAAAAATGATTTACAGCAACGCAAAGCTGTAATTACCGAAGCCCTCCTGACTTCGGCTGTGTTGCAAGATGGTACAGGTGGGGATGTTGCAGAAAATGAATTACTCCGCAAAGGTTGGGAAACTTGCACTGCAATAATTAGCCCTAACCCATCAGGGAATAGTTTCCCGATGATTCCCTATGGCGAATTAGCATTACGTTTAAATCGGTTAAATTTTCCATCGCGCTATGATGGCGCACAAGTTGTTACTCAGCGTGGGCTAGATTTATCGTTAGGCGGGATTTTTGACCATGTGGCTGGTGGTTTCCACCGTTATACTGTTGACCCTACATGGACAGTACCGCATTTTGAAAAGATGCTCTACGACAATGGTCAAATTGTGGAGTATTTAGCGAATTTATGGAGTGCAGGAGTAGAAGAACCAGCATTTGAGAGAGCGATCGCCAAAACTGTACAATGGCTCTCTAGGGAAATGACTGCTGCTGAAGGTTATTTCTACGCCGCCCAAGATGCTGATAGTTTCACCAACTCCACAGCAGTAGAGCCAGAGGAAGGCGCATTTTACGTTTGGAGTTACAGGGAACTAGAAGAACTACTTACAGATGAGGAACTCGCAGAATTACAACAAGAATTTACAGTTAGCGCTAATGGTAACTTTGAAGGGCAGATTGTGTTGCAAAGGCGACATCCAGGGAAACTGAGTGATACCTTAGAAATCTCTCTACATAAGTTATTTACTGCTAGATACGGCGTAAATGCTGAATCATTAGATACTTTCCCCCCTGCACGCAATAACCAAGAAGCCAAAACCACAAATTGGCCGGGACGCATTCCCTCAGTCACAGATACAAAGATGATTGTGGCTTGGAATAGCTTAATGATTTCTGGTTTAGCAAGGGCTGCGGGAGTATTTCAACAAGCATCATATTTGGAAATAGCAGCAAAAGCGGCAAACTTCATTCTGGTGCATCAGTTCGTTGATGGGCGTTTTCACCGACTGAATTATGACAATCAACCCCATCTGCTAGCGCAGTCTGAAGATTACGCGTTTTTTATTAAAGCGCTACTAGATTTACACCAAGCTTCTTTGGGGATGGGAAATGTATCTTCCCCCGCATTTTGGTTAGAAAAAGCGATCGCACTGCAAGATGAATTCAACGAATTTCTCTGGAGTGTAGAATTAGGCGGCTTCTACAACGCCGCAATTGATGCGAGTCAAGATTTAATTGTCCGCGAACGCAGTTATGCAGATAATGCTACACCCTCAGCCAACGGTATTGCGATCGCTAATCTTGTCCGTCTCACTTTACTTACTGATAATCTGGACTATCTAAATTTAGCCGAACAAGGTTTAAAAGCCTTTCGGAGTGTGATGAGTAGTGCTACTCAAGCTTGTCCCAGTTTATTTACAGCTTTAGATTGGTATCGAAATTCGACTTTGATTCGCACTACCAATACTGAACATATCAAGTCTTTAATTCCCAAGCATTTGCCTACAGTGGTGTTTGCAGCAGCATCAAATTTGCCAGACAACAGCATTGCCTTAGTTTGCCAAGGTTTGAAATGCCTTGCACCAGCAGAAAGCGTAGAACAAATGTGGCAACAAGTGCAGCAGAGTCAGAGTAGGGGATAG
- a CDS encoding molybdenum cofactor guanylyltransferase, translating to MPHAPCPNTNLTAIVLAGGQSARMGEDKALLKIQGIPLLERVCTIAQACADTVYIVTPWPERYQNLLLPDCKFIQESPSSPVPSPQYPVPSTQSPIPSPQSPIPNPQPHGPLIGFAQGLAQVHTDWVLLLACDLPRLRVEVLQEWIARLDTVGDDAIAALAHHAKGWEPLCGFYRQRCLPQLLEFINQGGRSFQQWLKQNSVQVLPLLEPEMLFNCNTPEDLWKVN from the coding sequence ATGCCCCATGCCCCATGCCCAAACACCAACTTAACAGCAATTGTGCTTGCGGGTGGTCAAAGTGCGCGGATGGGTGAAGATAAAGCTTTGCTCAAAATTCAAGGAATACCTTTGTTAGAGCGTGTTTGTACCATTGCTCAAGCTTGTGCTGATACCGTTTATATAGTTACTCCCTGGCCAGAACGCTATCAAAACTTGCTTCTCCCTGATTGTAAATTCATCCAAGAATCCCCCTCATCCCCAGTACCCAGTCCCCAGTACCCAGTCCCCAGTACCCAATCTCCAATCCCCAGTCCCCAGTCCCCAATCCCCAACCCTCAACCCCACGGCCCCTTAATCGGATTTGCTCAAGGACTAGCGCAGGTGCACACAGATTGGGTGTTGCTGCTGGCTTGCGATTTGCCCAGGTTAAGGGTTGAGGTGCTGCAAGAGTGGATAGCTAGATTAGATACTGTGGGGGATGATGCGATCGCAGCTTTGGCTCATCATGCTAAAGGATGGGAACCTCTTTGTGGTTTTTATCGCCAAAGATGTTTACCGCAACTCTTAGAGTTTATCAATCAAGGCGGGCGTTCATTTCAACAGTGGTTGAAGCAAAATTCTGTGCAAGTTTTGCCTTTGCTGGAACCAGAAATGCTGTTTAACTGTAATACTCCAGAAGATTTGTGGAAAGTTAACTAA